One Osmerus eperlanus chromosome 16, fOsmEpe2.1, whole genome shotgun sequence DNA segment encodes these proteins:
- the LOC134036695 gene encoding LOW QUALITY PROTEIN: plasmalemma vesicle-associated protein-like (The sequence of the model RefSeq protein was modified relative to this genomic sequence to represent the inferred CDS: inserted 1 base in 1 codon) — translation MYSSSLPPRGKLSPQGRKTLQRSQGKSCGYYLRIAFFFSSLIQSLIIVXLVLFLVYGKPQDSASETRIRDLEGSFNRMSMSNQALREQRTNLSRQLNATLLENRGVLAQLRHLAEKSRQGFKFLNGSLMRCELENKSLRSRVLTCPPPISPFARSGEKTQSQSLLNCEAKNRLVHSNFSQTNQHLRITLDRASQERDTLHLDTISLRRDVASLTNQLEQYTRKCKEDFAQSLGGISDVSKAFLEKIDSLVPQFVPFQLSCEKQRNHLEQIQTNCSSLSREVETKFQRYLDNMGTRVSEIQAQSSRLEGSNTRLEEDLHWCRRNRSSLMVEHASTLRRSQERHDQEKESILEDLKIKRGEMALKDALLRVQTADINILKESMKRLNASCPKHGGFPPSSRTDSAAGFGAGSLGTGFGGAGISSSGPGVLGPNSRGSGGAGPAGTGSGGSLSIGRMGGAPSTGHSFSQASMTQLLKDLQSYAKPSV, via the exons ATGTACAGCAGCAGCCTCCCCCCCCGGGGGAAGCTCTCCCCCCAGGGCAGAAAGACGCTGCAGCGCTCCCAGGGCAAGAGCTGTGGCTACTACCTCCGCAtcgccttcttcttctcctccctcatccagtCACTCATCATCG GGCTGGTGCTCTTCCTCGTCTACGGCAAGCCGCAGGACTCTGCCTCGGAGACGAGGATCCGGGATCTGGAGGGCAGCTTCAACCGCATGTCCATGTCCAATCAGGCGCTGCGGGAGCAGAGGACCAACCTGTCTCGCCAGCTCAACGCCACGCTGTTGGAGAATAGGGGGGTTCTGGCCCAGCTGAGACACCTGGCGGAGAAGTCCAGGCAGGGGTTCAAGTTCCTCAATGGCAGCCTg ATGAGATGTGAGCTGGAGAATAAGTCGTTGAGGTCTCGtgtcctcacctgtcctccccccatctcccctttcGCACGGTCAG GAGAGAAGACTCAGTCGCAGAGTCTCCTGAACTGCGAGGCGAAGAACCGATTGGTCCACTCCAACTTCTCCCAGACCAATCAGCACCTGCGAATCACTCTGGACCGGGCGTCCCAGGAGCGGGACACCCTCCACCTGGACACCATCTCCCTCCGCAGGGATGTGGCCTCGCTGACCAATCAGCTGGAGCAGTACACCAGGAAGTGCAAGGAGGACTTTGCCCAATCGCTGGGCGGCATCTCCGACGTGTCCAAGGCTTTCCTGGAGAAGATTGACTCGCTGGTGCCGCAATTCGTGCCCTTCCAGCTCTCCTGTGAGAAACAGCGCAACCACCTGGAGCAGATCCAGACCAACTGCTCCAGTTTGTCCAGAGAG GTAGAGACCAAGTTCCAGCGCTACCTGGACAATATGGGTACGCGAGTGTCAGAGATCCAGGCCCAGAGCAGCCGGCTGGAGGGCAGTAACACCCGCCTGGAGGAAGACCTCCACTGGTGCAGACGCAACCGCAGCAGCCTGATGGTGGAGCATGCGTCCACCCTGAGGAGGAGCCAGGAGAGACACgaccaggagaaggagagcatCCTGGAGGACCTTAAGatcaagagaggagagatggcgcTGAAGGACGCGCTGCTGAGGGTGCAGACCGCCGACATCAACATCCTGAAGGAGAGCATGAAGCGACTCAACGCCAGCTGCCCCAAG CATGGTGGTTTTCCTCCATCCAGCAGGACCGATTCTGCTGCTGGATTTGGGGCAGGCTCTCTAGGGACAGGATTTGGCGGTGCAGGGATCAGCAGTTCGGGGCCAGGTGTACTTGGTCCCAACAgcagggggtctggaggggcgGGGCCAGCA GGAACTGGGTCTGGTGGCTCGTTGTCAATCGGACGAATGGGCGGAGCTCCTTCTACGGGCCACAGCTTCAGTCAAG CTAGCATGACCCAGCTGCTGAAGGATCTGCAAAGCTACGCCAAACCATCTGTCTGA